In Candidatus Omnitrophota bacterium, one DNA window encodes the following:
- the gatA gene encoding Asp-tRNA(Asn)/Glu-tRNA(Gln) amidotransferase subunit GatA produces the protein MEYFKLTAHELRDKLSNNQLTSGEILRSLTDRIKESDEKVHAYVRLDSGVLDSNPPKSSGEGCLKGIPVSIKDNICTEGFNTECCSKILESFKPPYDATVINKLKGAGAVILPAKTNMDEFAFGSSTENSHFGPTSNPWNLGCVPGGSSGGSAAAVAADEAIMALGSDTGGSIRQPASFCGVVGLKPTYGRVSRYGLIAFASSLDQIGPLTKDVQDSALLMNVISGHDPFDSTSANIDVPDYTKSLGKDIKGLKIALPKEYFIEGLDPSVKSVLDEAINSLKAKGAQFKEVSLPHTEYAVAVYYIVATAEASSNLARFDGVQYGFREKTESLIEMYMKTRGIGFGQEAKRRIILGTFALSHGYYDAYYLRALKVRNLIKQDFDAVFKEFDCIITPTSPTEAFKIGEKMEDPLKMYLSDIYTISANLAGIPAISVPCGFTKNNLPVGLQILGKAFDEEMLLRVGFNYEQSASWYKQKPKLNL, from the coding sequence ATGGAATATTTTAAACTAACTGCTCACGAGCTACGAGATAAATTATCTAATAATCAACTAACTTCCGGGGAAATCCTGCGTTCGTTAACAGACAGGATTAAAGAATCGGATGAAAAAGTCCATGCTTATGTAAGGTTAGATAGCGGTGTTTTGGATTCTAATCCTCCTAAATCATCAGGCGAAGGGTGCCTTAAAGGCATACCTGTTTCAATTAAAGATAATATTTGTACCGAAGGTTTCAATACCGAATGCTGTTCAAAAATTTTAGAGTCTTTTAAGCCTCCATATGACGCAACGGTAATTAATAAGCTAAAAGGCGCCGGTGCGGTAATCTTGCCTGCCAAAACGAATATGGATGAGTTTGCTTTCGGCTCCTCTACTGAAAATTCCCATTTTGGGCCGACTAGTAATCCTTGGAATCTAGGTTGTGTCCCGGGAGGTTCTTCAGGAGGATCTGCTGCAGCTGTGGCTGCGGATGAAGCAATCATGGCTTTAGGTTCTGATACAGGTGGTTCTATCCGTCAGCCGGCTTCTTTTTGCGGGGTCGTCGGCCTTAAGCCGACTTACGGAAGAGTTTCCCGGTATGGCTTAATTGCTTTTGCTTCCAGCCTTGACCAGATTGGCCCTTTAACTAAGGACGTTCAAGATTCTGCTTTACTGATGAATGTGATTTCCGGGCATGATCCGTTTGATTCTACATCAGCTAATATTGATGTGCCTGATTATACCAAATCTTTAGGAAAAGATATCAAAGGTTTGAAGATAGCTCTTCCTAAGGAATACTTTATTGAAGGGCTTGACCCAAGTGTAAAGAGTGTTTTGGATGAGGCAATTAATTCTTTAAAAGCAAAAGGAGCGCAGTTTAAAGAGGTAAGCCTTCCGCATACAGAATACGCAGTTGCGGTTTACTATATTGTTGCTACAGCTGAAGCAAGTTCAAACTTAGCGAGGTTTGATGGTGTGCAGTATGGCTTTCGCGAGAAGACAGAATCTTTAATTGAGATGTATATGAAGACTCGCGGCATTGGTTTTGGCCAGGAGGCTAAAAGAAGGATTATATTGGGGACTTTTGCTCTTTCCCATGGTTACTATGATGCTTATTATTTGCGCGCTTTAAAAGTGCGCAACCTGATTAAGCAGGATTTTGACGCTGTTTTCAAGGAGTTCGATTGTATTATTACTCCTACTTCCCCGACAGAAGCTTTTAAAATCGGAGAAAAAATGGAAGACCCTCTTAAGATGTACCTTTCGGATATATATACTATTTCGGCTAATCTTGCAGGGATTCCTGCAATTTCAGTTCCTTGCGGTTTTACCAAGAATAATCTTCCGGTTGGCCTGCAAATTCTAGGAAAGGCTTTTGATGAAGAGATGCTTCTCAGGGTAGGTTTTAATTATGAACAAAGTGCTTCGTGGTATAAACAGAAGCCAAAGTTAAATTTATAA
- the gatC gene encoding Asp-tRNA(Asn)/Glu-tRNA(Gln) amidotransferase subunit GatC, with protein sequence MSITKETVEKVAHLARLELTQNELEKLSSQLQGILNFIDQLSKLDTESVSPMSHILPITNVLREDLLRESIPSEKALMNAPSKDGNFFIVPKVIE encoded by the coding sequence ATGTCAATAACAAAAGAAACAGTAGAAAAAGTTGCACATTTGGCGCGTTTAGAGCTTACGCAAAATGAGCTTGAGAAGCTATCAAGCCAGTTGCAGGGCATTTTAAATTTCATTGATCAGCTTAGTAAGCTGGATACCGAATCAGTCAGCCCGATGAGCCATATCTTGCCAATTACCAATGTGTTAAGAGAAGATCTTCTTCGTGAATCTATCCCAAGCGAAAAGGCTTTGATGAACGCACCATCTAAAGATGGTAATTTCTTTATTGTGCCGAAAGTAATTGAATAA
- a CDS encoding cellobiose phosphorylase: protein MHKSIKNKQPNYKLTKNGEFIIDNYNHAKPFANFFPGIAGKYGIPMWAFYVNRGQGICSFGTKDKDHAILEFFPANKAWATTSILGFRTFIKILRGNNTLFYEPFHNGATNLNFDLSNRMIITSQGMSLEETNQTLGLKVKVEFFTIPNDSYAGLGRIISIQNLKKTPINMQILDGLPQIQPFGMNSWLVKEMSRTIEAWMNVENLENKAPFFRLAVDPQDRPEVIHIKEGNFYLGYYHDGKNTKIIKPIVNPYHIFGEITDFSFPKEFLKTKKFGYPKNEFANGITPCAFSLFDINLSSNKTIVFNSIAGYMRSVEALNKSIDRLSTLEYLTNKKEENRNIINELKNDIITNSDSNEFNHYVTQTYLDNIMRGGYPLVFESKNQKSVFYLYSRKHGDLERDYNRFQLQPTYFSQGNGNYRDVNQNRRMDVWFNPEVKDEILINLINLLQTDGFNPLVVKGLNFVLTNPETLKSKLSRIISETTKIDSLISFLKKPFSPGDVILFLEDHSIKIASSYDELLNTIISSSSKINEAEHGEGFWTDHWTYNLDLIENYLKVYPEDLCNIIFDKRVFTFFDNTETVKHRSEKYVLYNGLPRQLHSVGLDIAKKDLIKKRSTLAHVVRSNFGEGEIYETTLINKLLCLAVNKLSSIDPFGIGIEMEANKPNWYDSLNGLPALFGSSSCETFELKRLCEFLKEALAKTNHKKITITEEIYHFLNSLNKLLEDYLTSNGTDKDLIYWDKSNTLKESYRDSTKLGLSGAELDISSDELLRFLNNSITKLNSGLKKAFDKSEQMYYSYFINEVTEFDTIKDNSIKPKKFKQIKLPFFLESQVHALRTLDDKTSITNLSKAVSKGSLFDKKLKHYKVNSPLKEMPEEIGRTRIFTPGWLENESIWMHMEYKYLLELLKKGLFEDFYRDFKNVLIPFQSPKRYGRSILENSSFIVSSAYPDKNLHGNGFVARLSGSTAEFLQIWLIMNTGLNPFFLNEKGELNLRFSPILAGWLFDKKNRTYTFNFLSKVKVCYHNLKKKDTFGINAAKIKKIIFIDQKETLVELNTNVIPAPYANQIRKRQIQKIDIYLD from the coding sequence ATGCATAAAAGCATTAAAAACAAACAACCAAATTACAAATTAACTAAAAACGGCGAATTTATTATTGATAACTACAACCACGCAAAGCCGTTTGCTAATTTCTTCCCCGGGATTGCCGGAAAATATGGCATACCGATGTGGGCTTTTTATGTAAACCGCGGGCAAGGAATCTGTAGCTTTGGGACTAAAGACAAAGACCATGCAATTTTAGAGTTCTTTCCAGCAAACAAAGCCTGGGCTACTACTTCAATCTTAGGTTTCCGGACATTTATAAAAATCCTACGAGGCAACAATACGCTATTTTACGAGCCATTCCATAATGGAGCAACAAACTTAAATTTTGACCTCTCCAATAGAATGATCATTACTTCTCAAGGCATGTCCTTAGAAGAAACTAACCAAACCTTGGGATTAAAGGTTAAGGTAGAATTTTTTACTATACCAAATGATTCCTACGCTGGCCTAGGCAGAATAATATCAATTCAGAACCTAAAGAAAACCCCAATTAATATGCAGATTCTAGACGGCCTACCGCAGATACAGCCGTTTGGAATGAATAGCTGGCTTGTCAAAGAAATGAGCCGTACTATAGAAGCATGGATGAATGTAGAAAATTTAGAAAACAAGGCTCCTTTTTTTAGGCTTGCGGTTGACCCACAAGACAGGCCGGAAGTAATTCACATAAAAGAAGGAAATTTTTATTTAGGCTACTATCATGATGGCAAAAATACCAAAATCATAAAACCTATAGTTAATCCATATCATATCTTTGGTGAAATTACCGACTTCTCTTTCCCAAAAGAATTCTTAAAAACAAAGAAATTTGGCTATCCAAAGAATGAATTTGCAAATGGGATAACCCCCTGTGCATTCTCTCTATTTGATATTAACCTATCCTCAAACAAAACAATTGTGTTTAACTCAATAGCTGGTTACATGCGTAGCGTGGAAGCTTTAAACAAATCAATAGATAGGTTATCTACCCTTGAATACCTGACAAACAAAAAAGAAGAAAACAGAAACATAATTAATGAGCTAAAGAATGACATCATAACCAACTCAGACTCAAATGAATTCAATCATTACGTTACGCAAACTTACCTTGATAATATTATGCGCGGAGGATATCCTTTAGTCTTTGAATCTAAAAATCAGAAATCGGTCTTCTATCTTTACTCCCGCAAGCATGGAGACTTAGAAAGGGATTACAATAGGTTCCAACTGCAACCAACGTATTTTTCTCAAGGAAATGGTAATTATCGTGACGTAAACCAAAATAGGCGCATGGACGTATGGTTCAATCCTGAAGTTAAAGATGAAATTTTAATTAACCTAATTAATCTTCTGCAAACTGACGGGTTCAATCCCTTAGTAGTAAAAGGGCTGAATTTTGTATTAACCAACCCTGAAACTTTAAAATCAAAATTATCTAGGATTATTTCTGAAACTACCAAGATAGACTCTTTAATCTCTTTTCTAAAAAAGCCTTTTTCTCCCGGAGACGTTATACTTTTCTTAGAAGACCATTCAATCAAGATTGCTTCTTCTTATGATGAGTTGTTAAACACTATTATATCCTCCTCATCCAAAATCAATGAAGCTGAGCATGGCGAAGGTTTTTGGACTGACCACTGGACATACAACTTGGATCTTATAGAGAATTATTTGAAAGTCTACCCGGAAGATTTATGTAATATTATTTTTGACAAGCGTGTTTTTACCTTCTTTGATAACACTGAAACAGTCAAGCACCGCTCTGAAAAATATGTCCTTTACAATGGGCTTCCAAGGCAATTACATTCAGTGGGGCTTGATATTGCAAAAAAAGATTTGATTAAAAAACGCTCCACACTTGCCCATGTAGTAAGAAGCAATTTCGGGGAAGGAGAAATTTACGAAACGACGCTTATCAATAAACTACTGTGCTTAGCAGTAAACAAACTCTCTTCAATAGATCCTTTTGGGATAGGCATTGAAATGGAAGCCAATAAACCAAACTGGTATGACTCTTTAAATGGCCTTCCTGCCCTCTTTGGATCTTCCAGCTGCGAAACTTTTGAATTAAAGAGGCTTTGTGAATTCTTAAAAGAAGCCCTTGCTAAAACAAACCACAAGAAGATTACTATCACTGAAGAGATTTATCATTTCTTAAACTCGCTAAATAAATTACTTGAAGACTATCTAACAAGCAATGGGACAGACAAAGACCTTATCTATTGGGATAAAAGCAATACTTTAAAAGAAAGCTACAGAGATAGCACTAAACTGGGGCTTAGCGGGGCTGAATTAGACATTAGCTCTGATGAATTACTCCGCTTTCTTAACAATTCAATCACTAAACTTAATTCGGGCCTTAAAAAAGCGTTTGATAAAAGTGAGCAGATGTATTACTCGTATTTTATCAATGAGGTTACTGAGTTTGATACAATAAAAGATAACTCTATAAAGCCTAAGAAATTTAAACAAATTAAATTGCCTTTCTTTTTAGAATCCCAAGTCCATGCATTAAGGACTTTGGACGACAAAACTTCAATAACAAACCTATCAAAAGCCGTATCCAAAGGAAGCCTTTTTGATAAGAAATTGAAGCATTATAAAGTTAACAGCCCTTTAAAAGAAATGCCTGAAGAAATTGGAAGAACAAGGATATTTACACCCGGCTGGCTTGAAAATGAATCTATATGGATGCACATGGAATATAAATATCTTCTCGAGCTGTTAAAAAAAGGACTGTTCGAAGATTTTTACCGGGATTTCAAGAATGTACTAATCCCCTTCCAATCCCCTAAAAGATACGGCAGGAGCATTTTAGAGAATTCCTCATTTATTGTTAGCAGCGCTTATCCAGACAAAAACTTACATGGTAACGGTTTTGTTGCCAGGCTTTCAGGCTCAACTGCAGAATTTCTTCAGATATGGCTCATCATGAATACGGGGTTAAATCCCTTCTTTCTTAATGAAAAAGGTGAGCTAAATTTACGATTTTCTCCGATACTAGCCGGATGGTTATTTGACAAGAAAAATAGGACATATACTTTTAATTTTTTAAGTAAAGTTAAAGTTTGCTACCATAACTTAAAAAAGAAGGACACATTTGGGATTAATGCAGCAAAGATTAAAAAGATTATCTTTATTGATCAGAAAGAAACCTTGGTAGAATTGAATACTAATGTTATTCCCGCCCCCTATGCCAATCAAATAAGAAAGCGCCAAATCCAGAAAATAGATATTTATTTAGATTAA
- a CDS encoding tetratricopeptide repeat protein: MKFLPFKRLHLVILFCSIVSILFSFSVVFAGPQAADYLCEFGITFYKMGRYDEALAEFNKVLLVEPNNKVAKSYINNIFKSTNAQSESFKQEEVIPQKASDRVRVVRESQLREREMDNAFNLASKSNKGTAKEENNVIRADDYVVKEEKTEKKEDGIKVAGIKISGEAQTRMGATSKDDYWKRANWDLNEKNYRMRSNTALDNRENTYDPRIFDRLAVKLNTENKEGSNFYSNIVVDPWSFTGKSARTTVHSAFGDSADIELKYWSNTGYTINQTVDTNRFGNSFNLPEMKVKNNQTDATTISGGFTDPSSDTFQIPSLKIYRQFQPVRELWYDYNQDNLKFRAYPIAYENQAVTFDDPLRLSNNRIWWENSPWLNKWTRGTVNNAGADFTKGYWDNTLSFYTRDSEGQRLTALRGFNFDYSLGEKTSITTNIASPKDLWQDYSVMDNFLTATRVKQSIMDNLAVGFTATTRIGYNQPDNMNVDAQNYVGAMDLGFEPIEGIKTTAEFAYSNSSNDTTQSDFQTKENGNAYQFAILGRFPSASIMDTKYDYFGIQPEEGERFFTKFRIFAARMDKSFDEPLSSYVETRDDEWWSRHIHFRKPFQYYYQGEGQGLSWDDVRNYGVGNGIDIGRSTFGLRVESLLWDKKVSNLVDVRNVHSSEGKFIENVFRDEFSWEVNDKLTTKGLGIYQKMHQTYGNKDPFIFNPVSREYYVNTYIEDNKDPSIVTSSLGAEYQFLDWISLNGIWEFTNDISLAYDNFPRGILNDGSNSLLTYQNGNAYRDVLNFLTDQQHFARAPYPYYNIFKAGLRLSPLDNLQLYLDYTRNPFEKAGQVDDNMNHVGFEVSYAPMKKLAIFLKYTYSRWQDLDNIVQNINKVTGHHNAFVELIYRKSENEDFSFQYGEASRDPYMGGVLDIGWDPYGGSLRTIDTQQIFRLYYRKKF; encoded by the coding sequence ATGAAATTCCTTCCATTTAAGCGACTACATCTGGTTATTTTATTCTGCAGTATTGTTTCAATCCTATTTTCTTTTTCCGTTGTTTTTGCCGGGCCTCAAGCTGCTGATTATCTCTGTGAATTCGGTATTACTTTCTATAAGATGGGAAGATACGATGAAGCTTTGGCCGAATTCAATAAGGTTTTGCTTGTTGAGCCTAATAATAAGGTAGCAAAATCGTATATAAATAATATTTTTAAATCAACCAATGCGCAGTCCGAATCCTTTAAACAAGAGGAAGTGATTCCTCAAAAAGCTTCTGATAGGGTTCGTGTGGTAAGAGAAAGCCAGCTTAGAGAGCGGGAGATGGATAATGCGTTTAATTTGGCCAGCAAAAGTAATAAAGGTACAGCAAAAGAAGAAAATAATGTTATTCGGGCTGATGATTATGTAGTTAAAGAAGAAAAAACTGAAAAAAAAGAAGACGGAATTAAAGTTGCGGGAATTAAAATTAGCGGAGAGGCTCAGACGAGAATGGGCGCAACAAGTAAGGATGACTATTGGAAACGCGCTAATTGGGATTTAAATGAAAAGAATTACCGTATGCGTTCAAATACTGCACTTGATAATAGGGAAAATACCTATGATCCTAGGATATTTGATAGATTAGCAGTAAAACTTAATACAGAGAACAAAGAAGGCTCTAATTTTTATAGCAACATAGTGGTTGACCCCTGGAGTTTTACTGGAAAAAGCGCTAGGACAACGGTGCATAGCGCGTTCGGCGATAGCGCTGATATTGAATTAAAATATTGGTCGAATACAGGATATACAATTAATCAAACAGTAGATACGAATCGTTTTGGAAATTCTTTTAACCTGCCTGAAATGAAAGTAAAAAATAATCAGACAGACGCTACCACTATTAGTGGTGGTTTTACCGATCCATCTTCTGATACATTTCAAATCCCATCATTAAAAATTTATCGTCAGTTTCAACCTGTTCGTGAACTTTGGTATGATTACAATCAAGATAATTTAAAATTTAGGGCTTATCCTATTGCCTATGAAAATCAAGCAGTGACTTTTGATGATCCTTTGAGATTATCCAATAATCGTATTTGGTGGGAAAACAGCCCTTGGTTGAATAAATGGACAAGGGGAACAGTTAATAACGCAGGGGCTGATTTTACTAAGGGATATTGGGATAATACATTGTCGTTTTATACAAGAGATAGTGAGGGCCAGCGCCTGACTGCTTTACGCGGCTTTAATTTTGATTATTCTCTGGGAGAAAAGACTTCTATTACTACCAACATTGCTTCTCCTAAAGACCTTTGGCAGGATTATTCGGTTATGGATAATTTTCTTACTGCGACGCGCGTTAAGCAGTCCATTATGGATAATTTGGCCGTAGGTTTTACTGCAACGACAAGAATAGGTTACAATCAACCCGATAATATGAATGTTGATGCACAAAATTATGTCGGTGCTATGGATTTAGGTTTTGAGCCTATTGAAGGTATTAAAACAACAGCTGAATTCGCTTATTCTAATTCATCAAATGATACAACCCAATCTGATTTCCAGACAAAAGAAAATGGCAATGCTTACCAGTTTGCTATTTTGGGAAGGTTTCCTTCTGCAAGCATTATGGATACCAAATACGATTATTTTGGAATTCAGCCTGAAGAAGGGGAGAGATTTTTTACCAAATTTAGAATTTTTGCTGCGCGCATGGATAAATCTTTTGATGAGCCTCTTTCTTCTTATGTGGAAACACGCGATGACGAATGGTGGTCTAGGCATATTCATTTTCGTAAGCCGTTCCAATATTATTATCAAGGAGAAGGCCAGGGTTTAAGCTGGGATGATGTTAGGAATTATGGCGTCGGGAATGGCATTGATATAGGTCGCAGTACATTCGGCCTTAGAGTAGAAAGCCTTCTTTGGGATAAAAAAGTAAGTAACCTTGTTGATGTGCGTAATGTGCATTCCAGTGAAGGCAAGTTTATTGAAAATGTTTTTAGGGATGAATTTAGCTGGGAAGTAAATGACAAGCTGACTACTAAAGGCCTGGGCATATATCAAAAAATGCATCAAACCTATGGCAATAAAGATCCCTTTATTTTTAATCCTGTTAGCAGAGAGTATTATGTTAATACTTATATTGAAGACAATAAAGATCCAAGCATTGTTACCAGTTCTCTGGGTGCTGAATACCAGTTCTTGGATTGGATTTCTTTAAACGGAATTTGGGAATTTACAAATGATATTTCGCTTGCGTATGATAATTTCCCAAGGGGGATTTTAAACGATGGGAGTAATTCCTTATTAACATATCAAAATGGAAATGCTTATAGGGATGTGTTAAATTTTCTTACTGATCAGCAGCATTTTGCCCGTGCACCTTATCCGTATTACAATATTTTTAAAGCAGGCCTAAGGTTAAGCCCTTTGGATAATCTGCAGCTATATCTTGATTATACGCGTAATCCTTTTGAAAAAGCTGGGCAAGTGGATGATAATATGAATCATGTGGGTTTCGAAGTTAGCTATGCACCAATGAAGAAACTAGCGATATTTTTGAAATATACCTATTCACGTTGGCAGGATTTGGATAATATAGTACAAAATATAAATAAAGTTACTGGCCACCATAATGCATTCGTGGAATTAATTTATCGCAAGTCGGAGAATGAAGATTTTAGCTTTCAATACGGCGAAGCAAGCAGGGATCCTTACATGGGAGGAGTTCTTGATATCGGCTGGGATCCTTATGGCGGATCCTTAAGGACAATTGACACGCAGCAAATCTTCCGTTTATACTACCGCAAGAAGTTTTAA
- the plsY gene encoding glycerol-3-phosphate 1-O-acyltransferase PlsY, which yields MLWIILGIIVSYFIGSTPTAYLAGKLLKGIDIRKHGSGNVGATNALRVLGKRAGIIVLLIDCLKGVIPVVFISDIILSKMPGFNPELVRILFGVSSILGHNWTVFLNFKGGKGVATTFGVLIGLSFRIQGFALILGLVILSWFVTFFISRIVSLASLVSALIFPVLAIFLNHSRALLIFSLLTASFIIVRHKSNLKRLLQGKEPRLSFKKK from the coding sequence ATGCTTTGGATAATTCTCGGAATCATCGTTAGCTACTTTATTGGCTCAACTCCTACCGCTTATCTTGCTGGAAAATTATTAAAGGGAATTGATATTAGAAAGCATGGCTCAGGGAATGTGGGAGCCACTAATGCTTTAAGAGTTTTAGGGAAAAGAGCAGGGATAATTGTATTATTGATTGATTGTCTTAAAGGGGTAATTCCTGTTGTATTTATTTCGGATATCATCCTTTCAAAAATGCCAGGTTTTAATCCTGAATTAGTAAGAATACTTTTTGGTGTCAGTAGCATATTAGGGCATAACTGGACGGTATTCTTAAATTTCAAAGGCGGTAAAGGAGTTGCTACAACATTTGGGGTGTTGATAGGTCTTTCATTTAGGATACAAGGATTTGCTTTAATCTTAGGTTTGGTGATTTTGAGTTGGTTTGTAACATTTTTTATTTCAAGGATAGTCTCGCTTGCTTCTCTGGTCTCTGCTTTAATATTCCCTGTTTTGGCTATTTTTTTAAATCATTCAAGAGCACTGCTCATCTTTAGCCTTCTTACCGCAAGTTTTATTATTGTAAGGCATAAATCCAACCTCAAGAGGCTTCTTCAGGGCAAAGAGCCTCGGCTATCATTTAAGAAAAAATAA
- a CDS encoding CDP-alcohol phosphatidyltransferase family protein, with the protein MNIANKISTFRILTVPFFISSLVYYKYPEKDYLRFVALGIFILGVISDAVDGYIARKAKQISKAGMVLDPLGDKLLLMSAFIMCYMVTDFPSGIKFPLWVTIIVISRDVIILMGAVVIYMVKQTINIFPTKWGKLTTAFQMLSVIAVLLQYKYSLVLWNAALFFTILSGIDYIMRGFKTLYALDNSRNHR; encoded by the coding sequence GTGAACATAGCTAATAAGATTTCCACTTTTAGAATTCTTACAGTCCCTTTCTTTATATCAAGCCTGGTTTACTACAAATATCCTGAAAAGGATTATCTTCGTTTTGTAGCATTGGGTATCTTTATACTGGGAGTTATTTCAGATGCTGTTGACGGCTATATTGCCAGAAAAGCAAAGCAGATTTCAAAGGCAGGGATGGTGCTTGATCCTTTAGGGGACAAGCTGCTTCTTATGAGCGCCTTTATCATGTGTTATATGGTTACTGATTTCCCCTCAGGAATTAAATTTCCGCTTTGGGTTACTATAATTGTAATTAGCAGGGATGTGATTATCTTAATGGGAGCGGTTGTGATTTACATGGTTAAACAGACAATTAATATTTTTCCTACAAAATGGGGTAAATTAACCACTGCTTTCCAGATGCTTTCGGTAATTGCAGTCTTATTGCAGTATAAGTATTCATTAGTTTTATGGAATGCAGCTTTATTTTTTACTATTCTTTCTGGGATTGATTATATAATGAGGGGGTTTAAAACTCTTTATGCTTTGGATAATTCTCGGAATCATCGTTAG
- the lepB gene encoding signal peptidase I translates to MMFKTRTKDGKKKSAIYEWIESIVIAFLLAMVIRTFVVQAFKIPTGSMRMTLLEGDLILVNKFIYGAKIPFSNSRLPAVSEIKRGDVVVFIYPEDPKKDFIKRLVGLPGEIVEVKNGTIYINDKPLTDSKFNKIYYYNRGDFAKEGQKITVPEDSYFVLGDNSSSSKDSRYWGFVPRKNVLGKAMLIYWPPQRIRIIK, encoded by the coding sequence ATGATGTTCAAGACTAGAACTAAAGACGGAAAGAAAAAGTCTGCGATTTATGAATGGATTGAATCAATAGTTATTGCTTTCTTGTTAGCGATGGTTATCCGGACTTTTGTTGTTCAGGCCTTTAAAATCCCCACCGGTTCAATGCGCATGACTTTGTTAGAAGGGGATTTAATTTTAGTGAATAAATTCATATATGGTGCTAAAATACCCTTTAGTAACTCAAGGCTTCCGGCTGTATCTGAAATAAAGAGAGGGGATGTTGTAGTGTTCATTTATCCTGAAGACCCGAAAAAAGATTTTATTAAAAGATTAGTGGGGTTGCCGGGAGAAATAGTAGAGGTTAAAAACGGGACAATTTATATTAATGATAAGCCTCTAACTGACAGCAAATTTAATAAAATTTATTATTATAACCGCGGGGATTTTGCAAAAGAAGGTCAAAAGATAACTGTTCCGGAGGATAGTTATTTTGTTTTAGGGGATAATTCTTCGTCTTCTAAAGACAGCCGTTACTGGGGTTTTGTTCCCCGTAAAAATGTACTCGGGAAGGCAATGTTGATTTATTGGCCCCCTCAAAGGATAAGGATAATAAAGTGA